aggaTGAGAGCCATATAAAAATGCTTTTTTCATCATTTAGTGAGTAGAACAAGAATTTCCATGCTCTATTGTAAGTGTTTGTTATGaatgattaatttataaataactGTGATTCATTCTATTTGAATGAATCGATTCAAGATAGTTGATCTAACTAGACATCTCTAATAGATGAACATTAGTCAAATGAGCTTGATAAAAAGCATGAATATGTTTCAAGACATAACCTAAGTGGATGCCATATATTTATATGGTGAATGAAAGTTGAAACTTCTCTAAAAAAGAATATTGGATATATATACGATTCTCCTAGGAGAATGAATGATAAGATTTATTCTCGTTTAATGTTTATGGCCCAAAACACGACAATGTAGAGAATGCCAATTCGTTAAATTGCATATAGACTAAAAAAACTACCATACAAGACATTCAATTATATCTGGCCGTTATATAAACAAGCTTACCTTGGAGAATGAGTTCTTTATATACCATTAACTATGCTTGGAAAGTATCCTTAGTCATTAACAAGTGgttaataatttgattaattggaGATAATTGTTGACTAAGGAATGATAATCCCTAAATTGTGAGATAAGGACATGGGTTTGATATGTTCAACTTAAATGACATTTTGATTAATATTTCAAGTACCAATATTTGTCCAAATTTCATGATTCTTGAACCAATTGACTCCTTCACAACCCTTCAATCATATACAATTGAAAAACCACAATTTAACACCAAGCATTGCCTCAAAATTCATCCAAACCTAAACAAACTCTTCAAAAACCCTAGTTTTGACCAATTCACCTTCAAATCCAAAATTCTCCCAATTGTCGGGACCAAAAGACCCAAATAAACACTCATTACAAAGCTTACGTGCTCCTCTAAAAAACCATCGAAACCTCAATAAAATCCATGACCCACAACCCAAATTACACCCCTCACAAATCAAGTGAAAAACACACCCAAAACTCATCTCAACCCCCAAAACTTTTATTCCCCAAAATCCTCAATCCAAACCCCACCCAAACTTCCACCCCAAGCCGTAGATAACCCACTAATCCAATGGCCCACATTCAAACTTTCAAATTTGCCTCAATCCGCGTCTGACTACTTTCCACCAATCACCGCTCACATTTCTTTCACATTCTCACTATATTAATCTCTCTCCTTAACCGTTTTATCTCACATccaaatttctctctctaaaaaccaAAACACTCTTTTCGATTCCAATTCCTCTCTGCTCTGCTTCCGAATCAAATCTCCATTGAACTCGTCCGAATTAACTCACCATGGCCGCTACTACTGAGTCGAGGAAATCGTCCGGCCCTAAAAAGCCCAAATCCGCACCCTCTCACCCTCCTTTCCTCGATGTAtggtttttctttctctctctagaaaccctaactttctctctctagaaagctgtttcattttcaaaatttgaagatCTGAAActgatttttgtgtgtttgattttggtttttttgcagatgattACGGAGGCGATTGTGACTCTGAAGGAGAAGACAGGTTCAAGCCAGTACGCGATCACGAAGTACTCCGAGGAGAAGCACAAGCACTTGCCGACGAGTTTCCGCAAGCTCTTGCTCTTCCATTTGAAGAAACTCGTCGCTTCCGGAAAGCTCGTCAAGGTGAAGAACTCTTTCAAGCTCGCTCCTGCCGCTCCGGTGAAGAAGTCCTCAACCGTTTCTGCTCCGGCGAAGCCTAAGTCCGTTGCAAAGCCGAAGGCAACCAAAGTTGCTCCCAAGGCAAAGAAAGTTTCAAccaagccaaagccaaagccaaagccaaaggcaaaaGCCGCAGCGGCTGTGAAGCCTAAGGCGAAGTCCGTTGCTGCGAAGCCAAAGCCAAAGACGAAGGTTGCAGCGAAGGCAAAACCAGTTGCGAAGCCAAAGTCGAAGGTGGCGAGGACTTCAACAAGAACAACTCCATCGAAGAAGGCCGCGCCGGCAAAGAAAGCACCGAAGCCGAAGAGCGTGAAGTCTCCGGCGGCAAAGAAGAAAGCTCCGGCGAGGAAGGCAAAGaagtagaagtttttttttttccctgtttgtGTTAGGTTGTGCTTTTCAGAGTGATGGCAGTGATTGTAAATACCTTACTTTAGTAAGGGTAGTAGTTTCTGATTTaggcaagaaaagaagaagatagttGTATGACACagctaatgttttttttttttttttttttataaaatgtttttagggattgtctgtttttattttattttgtttaattaaataatatttagttaTAAATCTTAATTGGACTATCacgttgttttgtttttattattaattaattttaaactttACGAATGGCTTTTCGTATTTTTCTCGTCGCCTTTTATTTCagtagctctttttttttttttttttttgagaggtaaGCCCACAAAAGAGGGCAGAATTATTTTCAATAGCTAAACATTCCACGTGTGCTCGCTGCGTAAGTTAGCCATATTCTCTTGGATTCATGGGCTTCCGTACGAGATTCCGTGCATGTTAGAATTGACGGTGCATGTTAGTATCAGTGAAACGTGGGAATGGGGGGATCTACGCACGTTAGTGGGGATAGGATCGTCGCCACGTTGTACTTCGCTTAAGGGATAATATAATTTGACCGactgtgattaaaaaaaaaaaaaaaatcttataatgGGTGGGGCTGTGATGTTAACACGTGGGTTTACTTAGTCGGTGACTGTGTGTTAGCGAGTTGTGAAAGCGAGAGGGGTTGTTGTTGCTTGTGAGTATCGAGTGAAAAGCTTCCAAACGAGATGTGTTTGGTACTCACCCTGTCGTGCTTTTTGATTGGTTTTTGGGTATTCTTATATTGCTGTTTGGATGCTAAGAAAATGGAGAGAATTATTAGGATTAAACATTtgggttacttttttttttttatttgcagtggtgaaatttcaaaaagtggGAGTGgctccaaattttcaaaacagagTCGGTATGACTTATGACTCATGAGTTTGTGTATAAAGCAGGCAGTTTatctattaatttaaatttaaaagtagGCACTTGAGTGAAAAGCAGTCAATgtgtctttatttatttatttttacttgttCTTCTCCTTCCCTTCATAGTTCCTGGAACCAGCAACAGTGTAAAGCATAAATTGTTTGTTTAAGAATCTTAAGTTAATCAGAGTAGCACATGGAAGTAACTTTAGGTGtgttcttttgttttacttCATGATGTGGTTTTGAAAAAATCTTCTTTGTTACAGCTGTGGCCTGTAACTTTGTTCTGTTTCAGAAGTGACCTAAGTCAAGTTTA
This genomic stretch from Quercus lobata isolate SW786 chromosome 3, ValleyOak3.0 Primary Assembly, whole genome shotgun sequence harbors:
- the LOC115981517 gene encoding histone H1.2-like codes for the protein MAATTESRKSSGPKKPKSAPSHPPFLDMITEAIVTLKEKTGSSQYAITKYSEEKHKHLPTSFRKLLLFHLKKLVASGKLVKVKNSFKLAPAAPVKKSSTVSAPAKPKSVAKPKATKVAPKAKKVSTKPKPKPKPKAKAAAAVKPKAKSVAAKPKPKTKVAAKAKPVAKPKSKVARTSTRTTPSKKAAPAKKAPKPKSVKSPAAKKKAPARKAKK